The Diabrotica virgifera virgifera chromosome 4, PGI_DIABVI_V3a genome segment taaggcttttctccagtatgtatTCTCATATGCTCGTTCAATATGCTTTTTttactaaactgcttaaaacaaatttcacacttgtaaggcttttctccagtgtgcactttcaaatgtTGTTTCAATATGCTTTTTTGACTAAaatgcttcaaacaaatttcacacttgtaaggcttttctcctgTATGtgttctcaaatgttttttcaattcTCCTATTGTAATAAAcatctttaaacaaatttgacatTCGTGGGGCATTTCTCCAGTGTGCCGTCTTAAATGAACTTTTAAACTTCCTGCAGTACTAAATGCCGTAAAACAAAATTCACACTTGTAAGtattttctccagtgtgcactctcaaatgttgtTTCAAATTACCTGCTTGGTTAAacagcttaaaacaaatttcacacttgtaagggtTTTCTCCACGGTGCGTTCTCATATGCCGTTTTAAATATTGTCctgaaaactgcttaaaacaaatttcacatttgaaaggtttttctccagtgtgcactctcaaatgtgttttcaaattgcCTGCTtgattaaattgcttaaaacaaatttggcAATTATAAGGCATTTCTCCAGTGTGTCGTCTTGAATGAATTTTTAAGCTTCCTGAAGTACTGAatggcttaaaacaaatttcacacttgtaaggcttttctccagtgtgcactttcaaatgtTGTTTCAATATGCTTTTTTGACTAAaatgcttcaaacaaatttcacacttgtaaggcttttctcctgTATGtgttctcaaatgttttttcaattcTCCTATTGTAATAAAcatctttaaacaaatttgacatTCGTGGGGCATTTCTCCAGTGTGCCGTCTTAAATGAACTTTTAAACTTCCTGCAGTACTAAATGCCGTAAAACAAAATTCACACTTGTAAGtattttctccagtgtgcactctcaaatgttgtTTCAAATTACTTGCTTGGTTAAacagcttaaaacaaatttcacacttgtaagggtTTTCTCCACGGTGCGTTCTCATATGCCGTTTTAAATATTGTCctgaaaactgcttaaaacaaatttcacatttgaaaggtttttctccagtgtgcactctcaaatgtgttttcaaattgcCTGCTtgattaaattgcttaaaacaaatttggcAATTATAAGGCATTTCTCCAGTGTGTCGTCTTGAATGAA includes the following:
- the LOC126883233 gene encoding zinc finger protein 345-like isoform X1; the encoded protein is MERKEDNEDTVTTIKFESSISVNPEFIKKEPALVYQDTPREDYGHGGSDINLDQIKTELSVEDITIGQKGDDLAGFQYFNSYVDNIKVQHFAKGNQSSEHDSFKNEVKEEPNRENTHDTFDDSKLNECSLKIEIEEDEIKLKPHEEKEMNEKDFPQEDTLEIIKTTEVHSSNKEQHTSDPAKEKTFKCEICGKQFGKKHNLNLHMRIHTGEKCYKCDICCKQFREAQSLKRHIRTHTGDKPYKCEICFKQFSQACNLKTHLRIHTGENTYKCEICFKPFSTSGSLKIHSRRHTGEMPYNCQICFKQFNQAGNLKTHLRVHTGEKPFKCEICFKQFSGQYLKRHMRTHRGENPYKCEICFKLFNQASNLKQHLRVHTGENTYKCEFCFTAFSTAGSLKVHLRRHTGEMPHECQICLKMFITIGELKKHLRTHTGEKPYKCEICLKHFSQKSILKQHLKVHTGEKPYKCEICFKPFSTSGSLKIHSRRHTGEMPYNCQICFKQFNQAGNLKTHLRVHTGEKPFKCEICFKQFSGQYLKRHMRTHRGENPYKCEICFKLFNQAGNLKQHLRVHTGENTYKCEFCFTAFSTAGSLKVHLRRHTGEMPHECQICLKMFITIGELKKHLRTHTGEKPYKCEICLKHFSQKSILKQHLKVHTGEKPYKCEICFKQFSKKSILNEHMRIHTGEKPYKCEVCLKQFSQSGSLKTHYFRIHTRKTAKV